AACCCTGTAACTAGTGACGCATTGTATTGTTTAGCTCTTGCTATTGCATAGGTAAGCGTATGTTGATGTAGTGTCACATCTGCATCAATAAAAGCTAAGAAACGACCATGCGCATGTTGACGGAGCTGATAACAGGCGTGTACTTTTCCAATCCAGCCTTCCTTTAATGGTTCGCCACGAATAACTTGAAATCTAGTATCATCCCCAATTTCTTGAAGTAATAATGAATAGGTGCTATCAGTCGATTGATCTTCATAAATTATTATTTCTATATTTTCATAGCGAATATTTTTCAGCATTGCAATGCAATTTTGCACATTTCTTGCTTCATTTCTCATCGGCACTAATACTGAAATCAAGGGATACTCATGCAAGGTGAAGTGGCTTTTTAAGTTAGGTAAGAAAGTGAGATTTAAAATTGTCCATATGCAAAAACCTAGTAAGATGCTCATTAAAATAATCAAATTCACACCTCATAATATATTGATATATTTTTCATAATGATTTGTAACTACATCTTGCTTCAACGAATTCAATTGGGCTGTCATAATTTCCTCAAAATGCTGTGTAAGAATTTCATTGTTTCTTCCTTCTGTCTCGATGGGACCTCCAATAGAAATCCATACTTCCCCTTTTATCATATGGCGAAAAGTATAGTATATCGTAACTGGAATAACAGGAATTCGAGGAGATTTTCCCGCTAAAAAAGCGGCCCCCTTTTGAAATTGTAATGGTCGTGCTTCTAAATGAACCTCTGCCCCTTGTGGAAACAAGGCAACACTTTTTTCTTCATATAATAACTTTTGTGCATAACGGAGCGATTGCACCACATGCTTTGTACTTTGAGAATTGACAGAAAAAGCACCGATCCATTTAAAAATCGGTACTTGTTTTATGCCATCTTCATGCGTCATCATATAAATTGGTGGTACTTTCTGTCGCTTTTCCAGTTGAAAAAATATAAGTCCATCCCACCAGCTACTATGATTGGCAATAAAAAGGGCATTTTTTGGCAAGGGCTCCTCTATAGCAAGCCAAATTTTATGAAAATAGCGATTTAATAACCTTTGTTGCACGAGGTGAAACATCCAAGCAGCAACTTTACTTTTTTTTGCCTCAAACATAATGTTCATCTCGCTTCATAGTTACAAGTAGGATAGCTAAAACGATTACTGGAATGATTGCTGCTAAATAGAGTTTGTTTAACAGGGCGATAAATGCAAACATACAAATCATTAAGCTATATAAAAGAACCATACGTCGTTGCCACTGCTTATCTACGTTTAGCAAGTTGCCAAAGAGCCCTATGACAATATGTAAAACCAAAGCAGTTAAAAACCAGCCAAGAAAATTCGTCAGTGGAATGTCATAATAATACCCGCTCTGTTCCCATATCCAATATTCTTTGACTTTAAAGGAAACAGGATCAAGCACTAAATCAAACACCACTGCTAATAGACTAGCAATGATAGAGCGAATCGACCTATTTGGTAGACGAACAATATGCACTATCGCATGGGAAGTGGCAATCACCATAATCCAAGCGAAACCAATTGCAATAGGCACGCCAAAAAGATTAGGTGCGAAATATTGCGTATAATGATAAGAACCAAAAAGTATGGAATGAGTAGATCCTAAATATTCGACAATAAACGTTGTGATAAAAATGAGTGTACTAATACTCACACCATAAATTGCGCCAAATCCCCTAACAAAATAAATTACCCCAAGCACACCCGCTGTGATAATAAAAACACTGTTTGCCCATTCAAGCCATGTTGGCAATAGATTAAACCCTACTAAAATCACACCGAAGCTATACCAAATAAGAAAAAAATAAAAAATATAATGTTGCCACCTCATAAAGTTGTGCTACCCCACCTTTTTGTATTTTTAAAAAGATTCATACTAACCTTATGAACTTAATCCTTAGACATTGCTCCGGTGCGATGAAAGGAAAACACTAGATTACTAGATTTATCATTAAATTTGTACCGCATCAATGCCGTTACCATGCCCTTTCGGCATTTTAGGGTCAAAGAGTTCTACTTTTGGTAATGGCTTGACAGCAAATTCAGTCATCTTTTCTTTTCTTAAAATACCATTTGCCGTAATACGCGCCGACTCTAAAATAATAGGTAATCCACTTCCTGGATGCGTACCTCCTCCTACTAGCCAGCAATGATCTAACTCTTCAAATTTATTATGAGGACGGAATGTTAGCATTTGTGTTAACTGATGTCCTAGATTAAAGGTCGCCCCTTTATATACATCCATTTCCTCTTCCCAACCTCTTGGTGAAATCATTTTTTCTTCCTCAATATATTGCGCAAGATTGTCAACCCCAAGTTTCTGTTCAAGCATTCCTATTAACATATCACGATAGTCTTTTTCACATTTCTCCCATTCGATATTACTAAAGTTATTCGGTACAGGTGCAAGAATATAGAGCGTTGATTTCCCTTGTGGTGCAACTGTTGGATCAGTTACAACAGCATTTTGGATATAAATGGAAGGGTCATCTGATAATATTTTGGCATTCGTAATATCTTCCACATTTTGACGATAGTCCTCAGCAAACCAAATTGTATGGTGTGGCAAATCAAATGTTTTATTGACACCTAGATATAACATAAATGTTGAACAAGAGTATTTTTTCTTGTCTAACTTTTCCTTCGAATATTTTTTTAGTACACCTGGTTCTACTAGATTCGTCATGGCATGAGCAAAGTCTCCGTTAATAATGACATCATCAGCCGCAACTTTTTCACCATTTTCTAAAATAACACCTCTTACTTTACGTCCATCTAACCATAATTTTGATACACCTGTGCCTGTAAAAATTTCTCCATTATTTTCACGTACAACTTTAGCCATCGCTTGTGTCAACTTGTTCAAGCCACCTTTAACATGATAAACCCCATAGGCATGCTCAATATAAGAGAGAATCGAAAAGGCACCTGGACTTTCCCAAGGAGACATACCAAGATATTTCGCTTGGAAAGTAAATGCAAGCTGTAATTCTTCTTGTTTATAATAACGCGATAATGTATCAATTAAAGATTTACCGACTTCTAGCTCTCCTAATGCTTTTAAAACCTTTGGTTGAAGTAAATCTGTAAAGCGATTCATACTCGTTTGTAGAACAGGGGCTAATTTTTCTAATTTGCGATTTGTTTCCTTCATATATCGCTCATAGCTTCCTTCATTTCCCGGGAAAAGCTCATTCATTTGGCGAATCATTTCGTTTCTGTCACGTGTCATTTTAATTTTTTTATCACTAAAAATCAGCTCATACATAGGATTCAAGTCAATTAGCTCTATGTAATCATGAATATTTCTTCCAGTAAGTTCAAAAATCTCTTCTACAATATATAGCATATTTAAAAATGTAGGACCCATATCAAACTTGTATTCGCCTAGCTGTATTTCGCTCGTTCTCCCACCAATATAATTCTTTTTCTCAAATACTTTTACATTGAAACCCTTTGCAGTTAGCAACATCGCTGATGCTAACCCACCCGGGCCAGCTCCGATAATAATGATTTCTTTGTTCTTTTTCATCATAAAACCTCCCTATATCCTTAGTTAGCTAGTATTTGCAAAGTTGTTTTAAATGGTCATGTTCTTGTATAAGTAATCCAGTTTTATATTATACAAGAATTCTACAACAAGTATACAACTGCTGTACAAAAATTTGCAAATAATAAAGAAGCTAAAAAATGCAAAAAAAATATCCTGAACAAAAGCTTGTACAACACAAGCTTCATTCAAGATATTATGGTTTATGATTTTACAGTTTCCGTTGAGGATGCATGCTCGGTTTTCCAAAGAGGTAACCTTGAAAAAGTTGATAACCATTTTCCTTTAACCATTCAAAATCTGCTCTGCTCTCAATACCTTCTGCTAACGAAATCGCATTCACTTCAAATGCCTTCGCTAAAAACTGCTTGGCTACTGCTTGCTTTTCACTATTTCCGCTAACACCTTGAACATATTTGATGTCCAATTTCATATATTGAGGCTTTAAGTCTGCAAGCATTTCCAGCGTGTTGTACCCTTCACCAACATCATCCAAGGCATATTGAAAGCCCTTTTGCTTATAGTAATTGAGAATGGATTTTAAATGCTCAATGTCATCGACTTTGTCTGATTCGACTACTTCAAAAACAAATTGATTCGGATCAATGCCTAATTGATTTGCTAATTGTACCGTTGTTTGCAAACAAAACTCTGGGGAATAAATAGACGTGGGAATAAAGTTTATAAACGTCTTTTTCTTCAATACTGCTGAATAGCTCACTGCCGCCATTCTACATATGCGATCTAGAGCATATAACCGTCCTCGACTTCTCGCTGCAGTAAAAATTTCATTAGGATAGATGAGAGAACCATCCTCTCTCGGAAACCTAGATAATATTTCATAAGCATAAATTTCTTCATTTGCATCGACAATCGGTTGAGAGTAGCTAATAACAGATTTCTTCCTGATTACTTCATCAATCCACTTCATCTCTAAAATCGGCTCGATTTCTGTAATAGGTTGCCACGTTCTATTGTCAAAACGAAAATAAACTTGCGCTAAATCCATAAAATCATGGCAAAAATCAACAAATTCCCTAACGCCTGACTCTTGAATCATGAAGTAATCATCCTTCACTGAAAGCAAAAAGCCTCTTCTTTTAAAATGATTAACTACCTTTTCCATTAGTGATAGATTTCGATGTCCCTTTAACTGTATGTCAAACTGTAACTCTAAAACTAAACAGCTTTTACAAGGCATATTTATTCCCCCAGTATAGTAACGAAATGACGAATTTTTATTCTTCCCTGTCGAACTCGATTAGTCTAATGAACGAACAAAATAACGACTCTCCTCTTATTTTCGTTAAATTATACAATTATGGATTTTCATTATCAATTAATCACTACGCATTATTACTAGTTCTTGCGTTTTTCTACGCCATACACTTAGCTTAGAAGGATTTCAGATGGCTACAAACTGATAGTTGTCAAATGCCTATTTTCATCAAACTCACTTTAAAATTCAACTTCTTTCTTTAACAGTTTTCTGTTACTAAAACTTTGAATAATATTTCTCCTGACAAACCATCAATATACACAATAGAAGCTCGATAATCTTTTTGCAAAGCAACGATGTATGAAGTAAAAAAATAGGGCAAGAATAAAAGTATAAATTTCATTATGAGGTGAATGAATGAAAAAATTATTTATCGGTACATTTACAGCAATTCTAGCAACAGGGCTATTATTTGGATGTGGTACATCAAAAGATAAAACAGAGCCCAATGATACGGAAGCACCATCTACACACAAAGAACATATGGAAGATTCCAATAAAACAGAAGACACATCAAAAGAATAACTTCTCCTATAATGCAAGAACAGTAACCAAAAAACCAGCTCAAATCATCAATCGAGCTGGTTTTTAATTATTTACAAAAACATAATGTTATTTCATGCAATCGAGGATAAAATTGTATATGTATAGAAAGAAAACTATATTTTAGGAGGGTTTTAATGTTCCAAACTGTAGACCATTTTATACACTCTTGGGCATTTGAAGCGAGTGCCACACAAAATTACCTCAACACGTTGACAAATCAATCACTTACGCAAGCCATCACAGCAGAAAATTGGACTTTAGGACGCATTGCTTGGCATACTGTAACTGCTATTCATATTATTACATCCAATACAAACTTAACGTTCGAAGCTCCAACAGTAGATGTTCCTGTCCCTACCTCGGCTCAATATATAGCAGACCATTATCACCAAGCTAGCAGTGCATTTGTCCATGCATTAAAAACGCAATGGAATGACAAGACCATGACGGAATATATACAATTTCTAGGCCAAGAAATACCGAATGGGTCACTATTATTGTTTTTAATGCAACATCAGAGCCACCACCGTGGGCAAATGAGCGTTCTTATGCGACAGGCAGGATTAACCGTTCCAGGTATCTATGGCCCTTCAAAAGAGGAATGGGCAAACTTTGGTATGGATGCCCCACACATGTAGCGCAATTTAAAAATGATGAAAAGTGTTAGAATGCCTGCCGGCAATTCTAACACTTTTTTGCTACGATAGGGACTTATCGAAAATCTATGCTAATTTCCAAACTTCTATCAGCCTAGGGAGTTTTTTTGTAGTGTTGTCTAGTATAATTCGCCTTTTGTCAAGATTATGGCATTTCCTCCCACCATCACTCTTGGATCATTGTTATGTATTAATTTAGTGATAATGGTAGAAGGTCTGCCCATGCTATAGCCTTGCAAAAACGTGAATTCTTCATTAAATTTCGTTAACACGTGATTATGAAAAAGATAATACGTTAACGCACCATTGGAAGTCCCTGTTGCTGCTTCTTCATCAATCCCATAGAGCGGGCAAAAGTTTCTACTCTCTGCTATTCCCTTGTCTGTGTCCAGTGTAAATGCATGAACGCCTCCTATAGTAGAAAAATATAAATTATAACTACTCCACACTTTTTAAAGATTCAATCATATCTATTTTAGATACTTTTTTTCTAAGAAGTAAATTAGCTACTATTGTTAACAGAAATGTAAGTAGTACTGCCAAAACTACTGTAACAAAGCTCAGTTTGTCAGGAATCTGTTGATTGGTACTAGATAATGCTTTGACGACCAATCTGTACATGTAACCACTTAATGGTAGGGCTATAATGACTGCAAAAGTGGTCAAGATTGTATTTTCAACAAAGATAATTCTGTTTATCTTATTTTTTTGATATCCTAGCACCTTTAACGTGGCAAGTTCACGAATACGTTCATAAATATTTATTGAAGATATAGTAAACATGGCGCCAAAGGATAAAACAACAGCACAAAGAATAAATATAATAAACACCGGGTTATTTTGTTGAATAATATTGTCCACCGATTTTTTCACATCATTCTTATCTGAAACTATATCGACAAAAGGATCCTGCTTAAAATAAGTTTGAATGTTGACTTTATCTGCTTCATGGGTCATTTTAACTAACAGGGAAGTAGGTTTAAAATCGATACCAAGACTATTAATATAATCTGGTGTACTGTAAAAAGACGGATTTGTATATTGTGTTGATATTTTTGATACCTTTATGTCTACAGACTGCCCTTTCAGTTCAGGAGCAATTAATTTAATTTTAATTGTATCTCCCTCTGATATATTGTATTTATCAGCATATGATTTCGGAATAAGCACCCCCATATCGTCTAAAGTTATTCTGTTATTCTGATCATTAAAGAAACGAATTAAGCTATTTTCTTTTTCTGTAACAATTAAAGATGCGTTTTTCTCATCACCAAAATTAATAAATTCAATTGGAATTGTTGATAATGAAAAATACTTGTCCACTTCAGATGGCAGTTTAACAGAATCCGAGGTCAACTCTCCTTTATAATCCACTTTAAAATCATATTTATAAACCTTATTAATCTGAGCAGCAATTGATTGCATAGAAGCTTCAAAACCAAAAGCGGTGATTAAAAGAATGACACAAACAATCACTCCAACTGAACTTGCCATAGCTTTTTTAGGGTTCAAAAAAATATTTCTTAGAATCAATTTCTTTCCATAAGATAGTTTCTTCCATAGACCAGGAATTCTTTCGATTAAAATTTTCTTCATTCTTTTCGGTGGTTTTGGACGCAAAGCCTGTGCTGCCCGTTCCTTTAATATGCTCCTTCCACTTAAATAACATGCGATTATGCCGAAAACTATGGAAACTATGACCGGTGGGAAAATGGTATGAAACCCTATAGATAATTTAAAATCCGGCAATGAATAAGTTTGTTCGATAACAGAAGTAAGTAATGGTACAAGTGTTATAGCAGTAATTAGCCAACCTATAACGGAACCTACGATACCTACCAAAATTGGATATCCCATATAATGAAATAAAATATTTTTATTTTTAATACCCAATGCCTTCATAATACCTATTTGATTTCTTTGTGAGTCTATTACCCTGGACATAGTTAGAAAAATTGTTACTGCAGCAACCATAAACAAAATTAATGGGGAAACCGTACTCATCAATCGATTATTATTTATGGTTACATTTATTGCTGAATAACTGACGGCTCTTTCTTTACTAACTTGATACAGGTAAGGAAGCTCTTTTGAGTAATCCTCAATTGATTTGTTTATTTGATTGCTACTATATCCTTCTTTCACATCTACAATTAATTCATTGTAATAAAAACCACCTGCTATTTCTTCAATTCGCTCTTCAAAAATATAAGCTACACCATAGGCTTTGTGGTCAGGTAGAACTAGAGAAGGGTCCTTAATATTAAAGGCGTGTTCTACGTTCTCACCGAAACCGCTAATGATAAAATCATAACTCCCTTGATTTGTATTAATCGTGACACTATCACCAATCTTATAATTATGCTCTTTTCCATACCGCTCATCTAATAGAATTTCGTCTTTTTTTGAGGGAATACTGCCACGAGTAACTGCAATGGTGTTAATCTCATTATCTTTAGGGATTGTATGTATCTTCAAGGTTGTTTTGTATCCTTCAAACGTTTGATTCGCATCAAAAGTATATCGTCCTTCTATCTTATTAATACCCTCAATTTCCTGCATTTTAGATATTTCGTCTTTAGTAATCTGGCTGTAATAAACATTCAAATCAGACAAATTGTGTTCTTTGAAGTAATTTTTCGTATATGCACTAAGTTCATTACTTAGTGTTATCAGACCAGCATAGAAAAAAGTACCTACCGCGATAACTAACACAATTGCCAAAAACTGCCCCACAGACTCTTTTATATCTCTTAATAATTTTAAATGTAATTTTTTCACTACCACTCAATCCCCTCTATACTTTGGGTTACATCATTAGTAATCACTTCCTCTATTTTTCCGCTTTTCACCT
This genomic interval from Lysinibacillus sphaericus contains the following:
- a CDS encoding lysophospholipid acyltransferase family protein — encoded protein: MFEAKKSKVAAWMFHLVQQRLLNRYFHKIWLAIEEPLPKNALFIANHSSWWDGLIFFQLEKRQKVPPIYMMTHEDGIKQVPIFKWIGAFSVNSQSTKHVVQSLRYAQKLLYEEKSVALFPQGAEVHLEARPLQFQKGAAFLAGKSPRIPVIPVTIYYTFRHMIKGEVWISIGGPIETEGRNNEILTQHFEEIMTAQLNSLKQDVVTNHYEKYINIL
- a CDS encoding carotenoid biosynthesis protein, with translation MRWQHYIFYFFLIWYSFGVILVGFNLLPTWLEWANSVFIITAGVLGVIYFVRGFGAIYGVSISTLIFITTFIVEYLGSTHSILFGSYHYTQYFAPNLFGVPIAIGFAWIMVIATSHAIVHIVRLPNRSIRSIIASLLAVVFDLVLDPVSFKVKEYWIWEQSGYYYDIPLTNFLGWFLTALVLHIVIGLFGNLLNVDKQWQRRMVLLYSLMICMFAFIALLNKLYLAAIIPVIVLAILLVTMKRDEHYV
- a CDS encoding phytoene desaturase family protein, translating into MMKKNKEIIIIGAGPGGLASAMLLTAKGFNVKVFEKKNYIGGRTSEIQLGEYKFDMGPTFLNMLYIVEEIFELTGRNIHDYIELIDLNPMYELIFSDKKIKMTRDRNEMIRQMNELFPGNEGSYERYMKETNRKLEKLAPVLQTSMNRFTDLLQPKVLKALGELEVGKSLIDTLSRYYKQEELQLAFTFQAKYLGMSPWESPGAFSILSYIEHAYGVYHVKGGLNKLTQAMAKVVRENNGEIFTGTGVSKLWLDGRKVRGVILENGEKVAADDVIINGDFAHAMTNLVEPGVLKKYSKEKLDKKKYSCSTFMLYLGVNKTFDLPHHTIWFAEDYRQNVEDITNAKILSDDPSIYIQNAVVTDPTVAPQGKSTLYILAPVPNNFSNIEWEKCEKDYRDMLIGMLEQKLGVDNLAQYIEEEKMISPRGWEEEMDVYKGATFNLGHQLTQMLTFRPHNKFEELDHCWLVGGGTHPGSGLPIILESARITANGILRKEKMTEFAVKPLPKVELFDPKMPKGHGNGIDAVQI
- a CDS encoding EAL domain-containing protein, translating into MPCKSCLVLELQFDIQLKGHRNLSLMEKVVNHFKRRGFLLSVKDDYFMIQESGVREFVDFCHDFMDLAQVYFRFDNRTWQPITEIEPILEMKWIDEVIRKKSVISYSQPIVDANEEIYAYEILSRFPREDGSLIYPNEIFTAARSRGRLYALDRICRMAAVSYSAVLKKKTFINFIPTSIYSPEFCLQTTVQLANQLGIDPNQFVFEVVESDKVDDIEHLKSILNYYKQKGFQYALDDVGEGYNTLEMLADLKPQYMKLDIKYVQGVSGNSEKQAVAKQFLAKAFEVNAISLAEGIESRADFEWLKENGYQLFQGYLFGKPSMHPQRKL
- a CDS encoding DinB family protein: MFQTVDHFIHSWAFEASATQNYLNTLTNQSLTQAITAENWTLGRIAWHTVTAIHIITSNTNLTFEAPTVDVPVPTSAQYIADHYHQASSAFVHALKTQWNDKTMTEYIQFLGQEIPNGSLLLFLMQHQSHHRGQMSVLMRQAGLTVPGIYGPSKEEWANFGMDAPHM
- a CDS encoding PhzF family phenazine biosynthesis protein produces the protein MWSSYNLYFSTIGGVHAFTLDTDKGIAESRNFCPLYGIDEEAATGTSNGALTYYLFHNHVLTKFNEEFTFLQGYSMGRPSTIITKLIHNNDPRVMVGGNAIILTKGELY
- a CDS encoding ABC transporter permease; its protein translation is MKKLHLKLLRDIKESVGQFLAIVLVIAVGTFFYAGLITLSNELSAYTKNYFKEHNLSDLNVYYSQITKDEISKMQEIEGINKIEGRYTFDANQTFEGYKTTLKIHTIPKDNEINTIAVTRGSIPSKKDEILLDERYGKEHNYKIGDSVTINTNQGSYDFIISGFGENVEHAFNIKDPSLVLPDHKAYGVAYIFEERIEEIAGGFYYNELIVDVKEGYSSNQINKSIEDYSKELPYLYQVSKERAVSYSAINVTINNNRLMSTVSPLILFMVAAVTIFLTMSRVIDSQRNQIGIMKALGIKNKNILFHYMGYPILVGIVGSVIGWLITAITLVPLLTSVIEQTYSLPDFKLSIGFHTIFPPVIVSIVFGIIACYLSGRSILKERAAQALRPKPPKRMKKILIERIPGLWKKLSYGKKLILRNIFLNPKKAMASSVGVIVCVILLITAFGFEASMQSIAAQINKVYKYDFKVDYKGELTSDSVKLPSEVDKYFSLSTIPIEFINFGDEKNASLIVTEKENSLIRFFNDQNNRITLDDMGVLIPKSYADKYNISEGDTIKIKLIAPELKGQSVDIKVSKISTQYTNPSFYSTPDYINSLGIDFKPTSLLVKMTHEADKVNIQTYFKQDPFVDIVSDKNDVKKSVDNIIQQNNPVFIIFILCAVVLSFGAMFTISSINIYERIRELATLKVLGYQKNKINRIIFVENTILTTFAVIIALPLSGYMYRLVVKALSSTNQQIPDKLSFVTVVLAVLLTFLLTIVANLLLRKKVSKIDMIESLKSVE